A window of the Cuculus canorus isolate bCucCan1 chromosome 3, bCucCan1.pri, whole genome shotgun sequence genome harbors these coding sequences:
- the CHRM3 gene encoding muscarinic acetylcholine receptor M3 isoform X5 translates to MFLTGPCRLCQKATMIMQNNSSASPLFSNVSSFWKRDSHGPGLLDEAASRIGSYDFPRTTESFPFSTVESTNMSLNATSKDPLGGHSVWQVVLIAFLTGILALVTIIGNILVIVAFKVNKQLKTVNNYFLLSLACADLIIGVISMNLFTTYIIMDHWALGNLACDLWLSIDYVASNASVMNLLVISFDRYFSITRPLTYRAKRTTKRAGVMIGLAWIISFVLWAPAILFWQYFVGERTVPPDECFIQFLSEPIITFGTAIAAFYLPVTIMSILYWRIYKETEKRTKELAGLQASGSEAEAARFVHQTGSSRSCSSYELQRQSMKRSTRRKYRRCHFWLTMKSWEPNADQGDQEHSSSDSWNNNDAAASLENSASSDEEDMAAETRAIYSIVLKLPGHSAILNSTKLPSSEDLHESGDELQKSDTESKEKITKKLHPPKSVQDGGNFQKSFSKPPIQMEPAETTAASDGISSVTKTSAGLPLSFKEATLAKKFALKTRSQITKRKRMSLIKEKKAAQTLSAILFAFIITWTPYNIMVLVNTFCNCIPKTFWNLGYWLCYINSTVNPVCYALCNKTFRNTFKMLLLCQCDKRKRRKQQYQQRQSVIFHKRIPREAS, encoded by the coding sequence TGATGAAGCAGCATCACGCATTGGCAGCTATGATTTCCCACGGACCACGGAGAGTTTTCCATTCTCCACTGTGGAATCAACAAATATGTCCCTGAATGCCACAAGCAAAGACCCTCTGGGTGGACATAGTGTCTGGCAAGTAGTTTTGATTGCTTTCCTCACTGGGATCCTTGCACTGGTGACCATCATAGGAAACATCCTAGTGATTGTTGCATTTAAGGTtaacaaacaactgaaaactgTCAACAACTACTTCTTGTTGAGTCTTGCTTGTGCAGATTTGATAATCGGTGTTATTTCCATGAATCTTTTCACCACATACATCATCATGGACCACTGGGCTTTGGGAAACTTGGCCTGTGATCTCTGGCTCTCCATTGACTATGTCGCCAGTAATGCCTCTGTCATGAATCTCCTTGTCATAAGTTTTGACAGGTATTTTTCCATCACAAGGCCGCTTACGTACAGAGCTAAGCGAACAACCAAAAGGGCTGGAGTGATGATTGGTTTAGCATGGATCATCTCTTTTGTTCTTTGGGCCCCTGCCATCTTGTTCTGGCAGTATTTTGTTGGGGAGAGGACTGTGCCTCCTGATGAATGTTTCATCCAGTTTCTAAGTGAACCTATCATCACTTTTGGCACTGCCATAGCTGCCTTTTACTTGCCAGTCACCATTATGAGTATTTTGTATTGGAGGATCTACAAGGAAACTGAGAAACGCACCAAAGAGTTAGCAGGGCTACAGGCTTCGGGCAGTGAAGCAGAGGCAGCACGCTTTGTGCACCAGACAGGCAGCTCCCGGAGCTGCAGCAGCTATGAGCTGCAACGGCAAAGCATGAAACGTTCCACCCGAAGAAAATACAGACGCTGCCACTTCTGGCTCACAATGAAGAGCTGGGAACCCAATGCAGACCAGGGGGACCAAGaacacagcagcagtgacagctgGAACAACAATGAcgctgctgcctccctggaAAATTCAGCCTCCTCTGATGAAGAAGACATGGCTGCAGAGACCAGAGCCATCTATTCAATTGTGCTGAAGCTTCCTGGTCACAGCGCCATCCTCAATTCCACGAAACTACCCTCCTCAGAAGATTTGCATGAGTCAGGGGATGAACTGCAGAAATCCGACACAGAATcgaaggaaaaaataactaaaaaattGCACCCGCCCAAAAGCGTCCAGGATGGTGGAAATTTTCAAAAGAGCTTTTCTAAGCCTCCAATTCAGATGGAGCCAGCAGAGACAACTGCAGCTTCTGATGGCATCTCGTCTGTGACCAAGACATCTGCAGGCTTGCCCTTGTCCTTCAAGGAAGCAACCCTGGCAAAAaagtttgccttgaagaccAGAAGTCAGATCACAAAGCGAAAACGAATGTCACttatcaaagaaaagaaagcagcacaaaCACTGAGTGCCATTTTGTTTGCCTTCATCATTACCTGGACCCCATATAACATCATGGTTCTGGTGAACACCTTTTGCAACTGTATCCCCAAAACTTTCTGGAACCTGGGGTACTGGCTTTGTTACATCAATAGCACGGTGAACCCTGTGTGCTATGCACTGTGTAACAAAACATTCAGAAACACTTTCAAGATGCTACTGTTGTGCCAGTGTGACAAACGAAAACGACGCAAACAGCAGTATCAGCAAAGGCAGTCTGTAATTTTTCATAAGCGGATACCTAGGGAGGCTTCATag
- the CHRM3 gene encoding muscarinic acetylcholine receptor M3 isoform X3 encodes MQYSFIIVQHFLGQLGIALCLNRKRLCQKATMIMQNNSSASPLFSNVSSFWKRDSHGPGLLDEAASRIGSYDFPRTTESFPFSTVESTNMSLNATSKDPLGGHSVWQVVLIAFLTGILALVTIIGNILVIVAFKVNKQLKTVNNYFLLSLACADLIIGVISMNLFTTYIIMDHWALGNLACDLWLSIDYVASNASVMNLLVISFDRYFSITRPLTYRAKRTTKRAGVMIGLAWIISFVLWAPAILFWQYFVGERTVPPDECFIQFLSEPIITFGTAIAAFYLPVTIMSILYWRIYKETEKRTKELAGLQASGSEAEAARFVHQTGSSRSCSSYELQRQSMKRSTRRKYRRCHFWLTMKSWEPNADQGDQEHSSSDSWNNNDAAASLENSASSDEEDMAAETRAIYSIVLKLPGHSAILNSTKLPSSEDLHESGDELQKSDTESKEKITKKLHPPKSVQDGGNFQKSFSKPPIQMEPAETTAASDGISSVTKTSAGLPLSFKEATLAKKFALKTRSQITKRKRMSLIKEKKAAQTLSAILFAFIITWTPYNIMVLVNTFCNCIPKTFWNLGYWLCYINSTVNPVCYALCNKTFRNTFKMLLLCQCDKRKRRKQQYQQRQSVIFHKRIPREAS; translated from the coding sequence TGATGAAGCAGCATCACGCATTGGCAGCTATGATTTCCCACGGACCACGGAGAGTTTTCCATTCTCCACTGTGGAATCAACAAATATGTCCCTGAATGCCACAAGCAAAGACCCTCTGGGTGGACATAGTGTCTGGCAAGTAGTTTTGATTGCTTTCCTCACTGGGATCCTTGCACTGGTGACCATCATAGGAAACATCCTAGTGATTGTTGCATTTAAGGTtaacaaacaactgaaaactgTCAACAACTACTTCTTGTTGAGTCTTGCTTGTGCAGATTTGATAATCGGTGTTATTTCCATGAATCTTTTCACCACATACATCATCATGGACCACTGGGCTTTGGGAAACTTGGCCTGTGATCTCTGGCTCTCCATTGACTATGTCGCCAGTAATGCCTCTGTCATGAATCTCCTTGTCATAAGTTTTGACAGGTATTTTTCCATCACAAGGCCGCTTACGTACAGAGCTAAGCGAACAACCAAAAGGGCTGGAGTGATGATTGGTTTAGCATGGATCATCTCTTTTGTTCTTTGGGCCCCTGCCATCTTGTTCTGGCAGTATTTTGTTGGGGAGAGGACTGTGCCTCCTGATGAATGTTTCATCCAGTTTCTAAGTGAACCTATCATCACTTTTGGCACTGCCATAGCTGCCTTTTACTTGCCAGTCACCATTATGAGTATTTTGTATTGGAGGATCTACAAGGAAACTGAGAAACGCACCAAAGAGTTAGCAGGGCTACAGGCTTCGGGCAGTGAAGCAGAGGCAGCACGCTTTGTGCACCAGACAGGCAGCTCCCGGAGCTGCAGCAGCTATGAGCTGCAACGGCAAAGCATGAAACGTTCCACCCGAAGAAAATACAGACGCTGCCACTTCTGGCTCACAATGAAGAGCTGGGAACCCAATGCAGACCAGGGGGACCAAGaacacagcagcagtgacagctgGAACAACAATGAcgctgctgcctccctggaAAATTCAGCCTCCTCTGATGAAGAAGACATGGCTGCAGAGACCAGAGCCATCTATTCAATTGTGCTGAAGCTTCCTGGTCACAGCGCCATCCTCAATTCCACGAAACTACCCTCCTCAGAAGATTTGCATGAGTCAGGGGATGAACTGCAGAAATCCGACACAGAATcgaaggaaaaaataactaaaaaattGCACCCGCCCAAAAGCGTCCAGGATGGTGGAAATTTTCAAAAGAGCTTTTCTAAGCCTCCAATTCAGATGGAGCCAGCAGAGACAACTGCAGCTTCTGATGGCATCTCGTCTGTGACCAAGACATCTGCAGGCTTGCCCTTGTCCTTCAAGGAAGCAACCCTGGCAAAAaagtttgccttgaagaccAGAAGTCAGATCACAAAGCGAAAACGAATGTCACttatcaaagaaaagaaagcagcacaaaCACTGAGTGCCATTTTGTTTGCCTTCATCATTACCTGGACCCCATATAACATCATGGTTCTGGTGAACACCTTTTGCAACTGTATCCCCAAAACTTTCTGGAACCTGGGGTACTGGCTTTGTTACATCAATAGCACGGTGAACCCTGTGTGCTATGCACTGTGTAACAAAACATTCAGAAACACTTTCAAGATGCTACTGTTGTGCCAGTGTGACAAACGAAAACGACGCAAACAGCAGTATCAGCAAAGGCAGTCTGTAATTTTTCATAAGCGGATACCTAGGGAGGCTTCATag
- the CHRM3 gene encoding muscarinic acetylcholine receptor M3 isoform X4: MLPYQASAIRSQSQLKWCKTKVTGLCQKATMIMQNNSSASPLFSNVSSFWKRDSHGPGLLDEAASRIGSYDFPRTTESFPFSTVESTNMSLNATSKDPLGGHSVWQVVLIAFLTGILALVTIIGNILVIVAFKVNKQLKTVNNYFLLSLACADLIIGVISMNLFTTYIIMDHWALGNLACDLWLSIDYVASNASVMNLLVISFDRYFSITRPLTYRAKRTTKRAGVMIGLAWIISFVLWAPAILFWQYFVGERTVPPDECFIQFLSEPIITFGTAIAAFYLPVTIMSILYWRIYKETEKRTKELAGLQASGSEAEAARFVHQTGSSRSCSSYELQRQSMKRSTRRKYRRCHFWLTMKSWEPNADQGDQEHSSSDSWNNNDAAASLENSASSDEEDMAAETRAIYSIVLKLPGHSAILNSTKLPSSEDLHESGDELQKSDTESKEKITKKLHPPKSVQDGGNFQKSFSKPPIQMEPAETTAASDGISSVTKTSAGLPLSFKEATLAKKFALKTRSQITKRKRMSLIKEKKAAQTLSAILFAFIITWTPYNIMVLVNTFCNCIPKTFWNLGYWLCYINSTVNPVCYALCNKTFRNTFKMLLLCQCDKRKRRKQQYQQRQSVIFHKRIPREAS, translated from the coding sequence TGATGAAGCAGCATCACGCATTGGCAGCTATGATTTCCCACGGACCACGGAGAGTTTTCCATTCTCCACTGTGGAATCAACAAATATGTCCCTGAATGCCACAAGCAAAGACCCTCTGGGTGGACATAGTGTCTGGCAAGTAGTTTTGATTGCTTTCCTCACTGGGATCCTTGCACTGGTGACCATCATAGGAAACATCCTAGTGATTGTTGCATTTAAGGTtaacaaacaactgaaaactgTCAACAACTACTTCTTGTTGAGTCTTGCTTGTGCAGATTTGATAATCGGTGTTATTTCCATGAATCTTTTCACCACATACATCATCATGGACCACTGGGCTTTGGGAAACTTGGCCTGTGATCTCTGGCTCTCCATTGACTATGTCGCCAGTAATGCCTCTGTCATGAATCTCCTTGTCATAAGTTTTGACAGGTATTTTTCCATCACAAGGCCGCTTACGTACAGAGCTAAGCGAACAACCAAAAGGGCTGGAGTGATGATTGGTTTAGCATGGATCATCTCTTTTGTTCTTTGGGCCCCTGCCATCTTGTTCTGGCAGTATTTTGTTGGGGAGAGGACTGTGCCTCCTGATGAATGTTTCATCCAGTTTCTAAGTGAACCTATCATCACTTTTGGCACTGCCATAGCTGCCTTTTACTTGCCAGTCACCATTATGAGTATTTTGTATTGGAGGATCTACAAGGAAACTGAGAAACGCACCAAAGAGTTAGCAGGGCTACAGGCTTCGGGCAGTGAAGCAGAGGCAGCACGCTTTGTGCACCAGACAGGCAGCTCCCGGAGCTGCAGCAGCTATGAGCTGCAACGGCAAAGCATGAAACGTTCCACCCGAAGAAAATACAGACGCTGCCACTTCTGGCTCACAATGAAGAGCTGGGAACCCAATGCAGACCAGGGGGACCAAGaacacagcagcagtgacagctgGAACAACAATGAcgctgctgcctccctggaAAATTCAGCCTCCTCTGATGAAGAAGACATGGCTGCAGAGACCAGAGCCATCTATTCAATTGTGCTGAAGCTTCCTGGTCACAGCGCCATCCTCAATTCCACGAAACTACCCTCCTCAGAAGATTTGCATGAGTCAGGGGATGAACTGCAGAAATCCGACACAGAATcgaaggaaaaaataactaaaaaattGCACCCGCCCAAAAGCGTCCAGGATGGTGGAAATTTTCAAAAGAGCTTTTCTAAGCCTCCAATTCAGATGGAGCCAGCAGAGACAACTGCAGCTTCTGATGGCATCTCGTCTGTGACCAAGACATCTGCAGGCTTGCCCTTGTCCTTCAAGGAAGCAACCCTGGCAAAAaagtttgccttgaagaccAGAAGTCAGATCACAAAGCGAAAACGAATGTCACttatcaaagaaaagaaagcagcacaaaCACTGAGTGCCATTTTGTTTGCCTTCATCATTACCTGGACCCCATATAACATCATGGTTCTGGTGAACACCTTTTGCAACTGTATCCCCAAAACTTTCTGGAACCTGGGGTACTGGCTTTGTTACATCAATAGCACGGTGAACCCTGTGTGCTATGCACTGTGTAACAAAACATTCAGAAACACTTTCAAGATGCTACTGTTGTGCCAGTGTGACAAACGAAAACGACGCAAACAGCAGTATCAGCAAAGGCAGTCTGTAATTTTTCATAAGCGGATACCTAGGGAGGCTTCATag
- the CHRM3 gene encoding muscarinic acetylcholine receptor M3 isoform X6, with the protein MIMQNNSSASPLFSNVSSFWKRDSHGPGLLDEAASRIGSYDFPRTTESFPFSTVESTNMSLNATSKDPLGGHSVWQVVLIAFLTGILALVTIIGNILVIVAFKVNKQLKTVNNYFLLSLACADLIIGVISMNLFTTYIIMDHWALGNLACDLWLSIDYVASNASVMNLLVISFDRYFSITRPLTYRAKRTTKRAGVMIGLAWIISFVLWAPAILFWQYFVGERTVPPDECFIQFLSEPIITFGTAIAAFYLPVTIMSILYWRIYKETEKRTKELAGLQASGSEAEAARFVHQTGSSRSCSSYELQRQSMKRSTRRKYRRCHFWLTMKSWEPNADQGDQEHSSSDSWNNNDAAASLENSASSDEEDMAAETRAIYSIVLKLPGHSAILNSTKLPSSEDLHESGDELQKSDTESKEKITKKLHPPKSVQDGGNFQKSFSKPPIQMEPAETTAASDGISSVTKTSAGLPLSFKEATLAKKFALKTRSQITKRKRMSLIKEKKAAQTLSAILFAFIITWTPYNIMVLVNTFCNCIPKTFWNLGYWLCYINSTVNPVCYALCNKTFRNTFKMLLLCQCDKRKRRKQQYQQRQSVIFHKRIPREAS; encoded by the coding sequence TGATGAAGCAGCATCACGCATTGGCAGCTATGATTTCCCACGGACCACGGAGAGTTTTCCATTCTCCACTGTGGAATCAACAAATATGTCCCTGAATGCCACAAGCAAAGACCCTCTGGGTGGACATAGTGTCTGGCAAGTAGTTTTGATTGCTTTCCTCACTGGGATCCTTGCACTGGTGACCATCATAGGAAACATCCTAGTGATTGTTGCATTTAAGGTtaacaaacaactgaaaactgTCAACAACTACTTCTTGTTGAGTCTTGCTTGTGCAGATTTGATAATCGGTGTTATTTCCATGAATCTTTTCACCACATACATCATCATGGACCACTGGGCTTTGGGAAACTTGGCCTGTGATCTCTGGCTCTCCATTGACTATGTCGCCAGTAATGCCTCTGTCATGAATCTCCTTGTCATAAGTTTTGACAGGTATTTTTCCATCACAAGGCCGCTTACGTACAGAGCTAAGCGAACAACCAAAAGGGCTGGAGTGATGATTGGTTTAGCATGGATCATCTCTTTTGTTCTTTGGGCCCCTGCCATCTTGTTCTGGCAGTATTTTGTTGGGGAGAGGACTGTGCCTCCTGATGAATGTTTCATCCAGTTTCTAAGTGAACCTATCATCACTTTTGGCACTGCCATAGCTGCCTTTTACTTGCCAGTCACCATTATGAGTATTTTGTATTGGAGGATCTACAAGGAAACTGAGAAACGCACCAAAGAGTTAGCAGGGCTACAGGCTTCGGGCAGTGAAGCAGAGGCAGCACGCTTTGTGCACCAGACAGGCAGCTCCCGGAGCTGCAGCAGCTATGAGCTGCAACGGCAAAGCATGAAACGTTCCACCCGAAGAAAATACAGACGCTGCCACTTCTGGCTCACAATGAAGAGCTGGGAACCCAATGCAGACCAGGGGGACCAAGaacacagcagcagtgacagctgGAACAACAATGAcgctgctgcctccctggaAAATTCAGCCTCCTCTGATGAAGAAGACATGGCTGCAGAGACCAGAGCCATCTATTCAATTGTGCTGAAGCTTCCTGGTCACAGCGCCATCCTCAATTCCACGAAACTACCCTCCTCAGAAGATTTGCATGAGTCAGGGGATGAACTGCAGAAATCCGACACAGAATcgaaggaaaaaataactaaaaaattGCACCCGCCCAAAAGCGTCCAGGATGGTGGAAATTTTCAAAAGAGCTTTTCTAAGCCTCCAATTCAGATGGAGCCAGCAGAGACAACTGCAGCTTCTGATGGCATCTCGTCTGTGACCAAGACATCTGCAGGCTTGCCCTTGTCCTTCAAGGAAGCAACCCTGGCAAAAaagtttgccttgaagaccAGAAGTCAGATCACAAAGCGAAAACGAATGTCACttatcaaagaaaagaaagcagcacaaaCACTGAGTGCCATTTTGTTTGCCTTCATCATTACCTGGACCCCATATAACATCATGGTTCTGGTGAACACCTTTTGCAACTGTATCCCCAAAACTTTCTGGAACCTGGGGTACTGGCTTTGTTACATCAATAGCACGGTGAACCCTGTGTGCTATGCACTGTGTAACAAAACATTCAGAAACACTTTCAAGATGCTACTGTTGTGCCAGTGTGACAAACGAAAACGACGCAAACAGCAGTATCAGCAAAGGCAGTCTGTAATTTTTCATAAGCGGATACCTAGGGAGGCTTCATag